The DNA region CAAATGATTAAATCTGGTAGAGACCATGCTGCAAATTTAGCCAAACAAGACAAGAAGATCGCAAGTTATAATTTTCTTGGATTTACTTGCTATTGGGGCAAATCAAGATTTGGCACAACATGGAGACTAAAATATACCTCAAGGAGAGATCGTTTTACTGAGAAACTGAAAGGACTGAGAAAATATTTGCGTAGTCAGTCAGCTAAACAAGCAAGATAAAACACAAACATTATCACAAGTCATTAGAGTTATTAGGTGAATGGATCAACTATCATGGTATATCGGATAACAAAAGACGAGTAAGTTCATTTATCAACCAAAGTAAACGGGCAATATATAACTGGTTTAATAGAATGGGAGGAAAACGTAAGATGAATTGGAAAAGACTAACCGAGATACTTAAAAAAGTAAATTTTCCTAAAATTGGAAAGATTGTCTCAATGTTCTAGAAAACAAATAAGGCATAATGCTTATCTTATTTTTGAGAGCCGGATGCGGTAATTCTGCAACTCCGGTTCTGAGGAGGGGCCTAATTGAGCAATTGGTTAGGTCTACTCACATAGTTTTAATTTGATCTCTGACATTTATAATTTTGAACTACCTTAGCCAGTTTCGAAAGAGGTCTAATACATTTCATGTTGAGTTATTTTATTTTTTATTTAAATTTTTCTTTATAACTCAACATTTTCTCTTCGTATACTCCTTCGCAAAATTAAATTAATAATTATTAGCTTTAATAATTATTAATCCAATCTATAATATCTTGCTTGCTCTTACCTCCTATTTCTCTAGAAACTGCTTCTCCATTATTAAATAATATTAGTGTTGGAATACTTTGTATTTTAAAATCAGTAGCTGCTTGAATATTTTTTTCTATGTTAACTTTAACAATCTTTACCTTATCAGATAATTCTTCAGATATTTGCTCTAAAATTGGTGAAAGCTGACGGCATGGACCACACCAGTCAGCGTAAAAATCTACTAACACCAACTTAGATGATAAAAGCACTTCTTGCTTAAAATTTTCTTCATCATTAATCTCTGTAATATTTTTAGTCATAATAATTCCATATATTAATTAGCTATATAAATCTAGTGAAAACCCAAATTTTTCAACTTCATCGTACTTCTCACGCTTAATGGGTACAGCATAGAAAAACTTTATTGGCTGTCCTATTATATCAAAAGTTAGTCCAAGACCAACAGAAGCTCTTAAATTAAATTTTTCACTATCAGTAACACGGTTAATAATACCTATATTATCACCTCCCCATACACTACCTATATCCATAAAAATTGACCCTCTTGCATTTAATTCATCTGGTAAGCCTATCGGAACAAATAACTCAGCACTAGCTGTGTAACTGTTAGTACCACCTATTCTTAAATCTATTGCTTGTATCTTAGGACCTATACCAGTAAACCCTCTAAGATGATCTTGATTAACTTTAAGTAAGTCATAAACCTTAACTTCTTCCCCTAAAGCTCCTCTAATATTATTAAATCTAGTAACAAACATAAAAGTTACTTTATTATCAAGAAATGACTTAAAAAATTTAGCCATTACTGTATTTTTAAGGTATTTTACTGTTCCTCCTAAACCAGAAAATGATACTCCATAACGCATAAGATATCCATTTTTAGGTCTGCGAAAATTATCAGTTCTATTATACGTAATAGCTCCATCAATTATTGAATAAATAAAATCATGCTTCTCACCATATATCTGTTGAATAATTTCATCAGATATAGTCTCTCCTTTATCAGACTTAATAGTATATCCTAATGTACCAATAAAATGCTCAGTTAGCTTACGATCTACTTCAAAGCCTGTTCCAAAAACATTATGAGAATAATATTCTCCTTTATATTTTTTTGCACTAGTTACTTTTTCAGGATTAATATGAGAATAATATTCTTTATATTTTTCTGCATTAGTTGCTTTTTTAGAATTAATTGGATCCTTTCCAATGTGAAAAAGATGGAATCTGCCTACAAAACCGCTACCATTAAAATTAGGATCTATTATGCTTATTGACTGAGATGAATTTTTTTTAGCAACCGATAGCTCTCCTTTAATCAGCCTGCCTGTTCCCATGATATTATCCCAGCTAAAGCTAAAACTTCCAATTAAACCAGTTATACTATTATATCCACCACTAAGTCCAATACCACGTAGGTTTCTACCTTCTTTAATCTTAACTAAAACATCACAATAATCACTATCAGTAACTGGCACCATGCTTATACTAACGTCATCTATGAAATTCAATCTGTTAATATTTTTCTTAGTAGTTTCTAATTTACGCTCACTTAATGCATCCCCTTCAATTAGTTCTATCTCTCTTCTGATAACATGATCTTGTGTAATAGTATTGCCTAAAATATTAATATTGCGTATATAAATTTCTTTATCAAAATCGATAACAAATACTATATCTACAACAGATGAGCTGTCAGATCGATATCTAAACTTAGGATAAACTCGAACTTGATATAATCCTTGCTTTTGTAAAACATCTGTAATCTTTTGACTAATACTATGTAGGTTTGCACTGTTAAATAACGTATTAGGCTTTACTTTTAAAAATTTACTAAGTTCTTGACTATTAATAGATGAAATACTTGTTTCTAAACTTAACTCTCCTAAGTAAAATCTTTTATCCTCATCAATAATATAAGTGATAACCACAGAATCTTTAGCAGGACTAAGCTCAACACTAGATGAAATATTGCAATTCATAAATCCACTATTTCGGTAAAATTGCTGCAGCAATTCTTTATCCTTTTCAATATACATAACATTATACAATGTTAAAGGTGAATTAAAGTTACTCCAGCTCTTTTCTTTACAAAGAAGAACTGAACTCAATTTTTTATCACTATAATAATCATTGCCAACAAACAAGATTTTCTTTATAAAAACTCTAGGTCCCTCAATTATCTTAAATGTTAAGACAACTCCTCCATTATTAACATTATGAATTTCAGATGTAACTTTTACTAGAAAAAAACCTGCTGATTTATACTCTTCAGTTAATCTTGTAATATTTTCTTGCAAATCTGAATCAATAAGCATATCACCAGCTTTAATAGTAATCATTGTTAACAAGACTTTTTCAGTTATAGCTCCTGAATCATTTACTAGCTTAACTTCTGTTACTAATGGAGCTTCCTGAACATTAACTACAAGCTTACCATCAACAAAATCTAAACTTACATCTTTAAAAAATTTTGTATAATGCATAGTTAGTAAAATATCATTTTCTTTTTCAGGATTTAACTCATCACCAGTTGATACTCCTAACTTACTAATAATAGTTTCCTTTTCAATTCTTTGATTTCCTATTACCTCTATAGACTGAATCTTATCAGCTACAGCTATGCTGCAAAAAGATAAATTAACTAATAATACTACAGCCCAACTAAACCATACAAATTTGTTCACAATTTTTTCACCTTAAAACTTTAACAATAAATTCTTTATATCATTTGATATAGAAATTACAATTAAAAAAATAATAATTGCAATCCCTATTTTCATAGCAATATTATAAACCATCAAATTTATGGATCCTTTACCTACAATCATCTCATATACAAGATAAAGAAATCTACCTCCATCTAACGGCAGAATAGGCAATAAATTCATCACTCCCAAACTTATCGACAAATTTACTAAAAACAGCAAAAAGCTATCAATACTTTGACACATTGCTTTACTAGATTCCTGTGCTATACCTACTACTCCTACAATTTCTGCTATAGCATCTTTTCCAGTTAACTTTTGCCATAGTGCTATCAATATTAATTTAGATACTCCAAAAGTATAATTAACTGACTCTAGTATACTATCAATAAAACTACTTTTAATACGTATCAATTTACCTCTAACTCCTAAATCTCCAAGTCTAATCTCACTATCATTCAATCTATATAATTTTGCATGTGGCACCACATTTATTTTCATTAACTTATTCTCTCTTTCTACTACCAATTCTATTGGTACTTCTGGATAGTTAAATACTACATGTACTAAATCCAAGAAATCACGAACTTTAACACCAGCAACCTCAGTTATAATATCGCTCTTCATAATACCAGCCTTTTCTGCCGCAGATTCTGAAACTACATGATCTACAACAGAAGAAATTATATATTTACCGTAAAACCCATTTAAAAACGTAAGAGCTACAATAGCAAAAATAAAATTCGCTGCTGGACCAGCTAATACTATCAGCATTCTATTGATAATCGGCTGATTATTATAACTTCGTCTATCACTAGTAGAATCTTGTGAATGATGTTGCATGCGAACAAACCCTCCTAATGGAAATATGCATATCTTCCACCTAGTTAGATTCTTATCAATAAATGCAAATAGCTCTTTTCCAAAACCTATTGAGAATTCTTGAACATAAACTCCGCATAACCTAGCACAAAAATAATGCCCAAGCTCATGCACAAAAATGAGCAAGCCTGTAGTAATTACAAACGATAATATTGTTGTTACTAAAAACATTATTTCTTACACATGCAAATTATACGGTAAATTTAACAGAAACTAAACAATGACATAGTATAGGTTAATACAACATATTATTCAACTACAATATATTTCTAAATTAATCTTACTTATCAGCTTCTAACTCTTTTGTATCACTAATCTTAGCGCTGACTATATCAATATCTGATTTAGATGAAACTAATTGATATCTTGGCAACATCAACCTATTATTACTAATATTCCTGCTTTTTTTAGTCTCGATTCCAAGCTGTTGAATTGTTTTAGCTTTTGATAAAAAATTTCTATTAAAAGATGCTGCAAATTGATCATAGCTGCTTACTATGCCTTGAACATTACTACTCAGTTTATGAGCATATTCTGTCAATAGATTAATAGATAATATTACTTTTTCTACTTCATTTAATATTAATTTTTGATTTTCATATCGCATTTGTTCTTTAATTTGAAATTTAGCAAAAGATAACATATTCATCAAACCAGAAGGTCCAACAGGAAAAATATTAAGATCCCATGATTTATGAATAAATTCTCTATCGATATTTGATAAATTTTCTATCGCAGTCTCAGTAGGCAAAAACATTAACGTAATAATATTATTAAAATTACGCGCCTCAAATTGACAAGAATCAACTATAGCTTGAGCATATTCTTTAGATGATAGATTTTTAAGATGAAGGTTTATGCTCTTTCTTAATTTTTCAACTTTAGCTGTATGAATAGCAGCATTATTATTGTTATTACACATATCTATTAGAAATTTAGAAGCCTTAGCATCAATAATCATCAAATTATCACCAGGCAAAAAAATTAATGCATCAGGACGCAACCGCATATTATTCTCATCAGTTAAATTACATTGCATAATAAAATCATACTTAACCCTTAAACCTGATGCCTTTAAAATATTCTCTAAAGTGATTTCAGCTAACATCCCTACCCCAGATGGAGATAATAGTGAACTCTTAATAACTTCTACAATCTTAGTTGACTCATCAACTCTATTATTAAGTACTGCAATAATTTCTAACAATTTTTGAAATTCTTGCTGAAATTTTAAATTAGTATTATGAATATTATTTTCAGATAATTTTCTTGACTGCTCTGTTTCTTGCTTATGTAAAGCAATTAATTGCTTAGATAAATCATTACCTAAATCTAGCAAAGAAGCTTTAGCAAGTTGCAAAGCTTCCTCATTCATTTTTTCTTTTTTACTATTATCTAACTTAATAAACTCAATTCTGGTCTTTAATTCTTGTATTTCTTGTACGTAATTTAATCTATTATGTTCCAGCTGCTTCAATTGTTCTAAGAGTTTTGTATAATTCTCTTCAATAAAAATAAGTTTTAATTTCAGTCTAGTGCTCTTATAAATTAAAATCCAAATTACACTTACTAATATAATAAATGCACTAGCTACTCCACTATAAATAATAAAACTCACCATTCCAATAACTTACTTAGTTAGCTATTCTGTTGTTGTTATTAGTGACTTTACACTAATAATACTCTCTTATAATAATATCCTACTTAACTGAACATATTGCTCAGGAGTTAACTGCTCAGGCCTTTGATGCAATTGCGCATTAAGTATCTCATCAGGAATATTTATAGATGTCAACAAATGACTTAAGCAATTTTTGAGTTTTTTTCTCCTAGTACTAAAAGCTAATTTAGTAATTTTTTGCACATTCTCTATAGTATGCCTATCTAACTGATGTTTTTTAGGTGATACTAGCATAACACTTGAATCTACTTTTGGTGGAGGATTAAAAGCTCTAGAAGGAACCTTAAAACACTTTCGTACATCAGAAACAATTTGCGCAAGTACTGTAATTCGACCATATGTTTTGCTGCAATGATTAGATATTATACGCTCTACTACTTCATCCTGAAGCATAATTATCATATATTCAACAAATGATATTTGATGTAACCACTGCACAATCAGTTGAGTTCCAATATTATATGGTAAATTTGAAATAATAATTATGCGATTTGACTCAATATTAGATAAGTCAAAATTCAAAGCATCACCACAAATAACCTCAAGTTTAGATGAAGGCATAGTGGGTATTTCATGCAGCAATTCAATAAAACTAGCATCTTTTTCAATAACAATTAGCTTCTTAGGGTTATGTGCTAAAATTGCTCTAGTTAGCCCACCAGGTCCAGGCCCTACTTCTAATACAACTTTTCCAGTAATTGAGTTAGGAGCAACACTAACAATCTTATTACATATATTAGAATCAAGAAGAAAATGCTGCCCCAAAGATTTATTGGCAGTAATTTTATGAAGCTTCATATGCTGTGATACTGTAGGCAATTCAATCATAATTTAACCAACAGAAACTAAAATTCAATCAGATATCAAAGTTAATAGAAAATCTAAAAAGCCTTGAATATTTGGTAGTTTGGAGCAAAGTAATTAACTTAATATAAATTTCGCAAACCTAAATAAAAACCTTTATATAAGCTCGTCCTAATAATTTATTACGAAACTTATTTAATTCCATATTTACCTGATTTGAAAAAACTTTATTTACTAAATCATTATGTTCTTGCTCAGTTACATTTTTTACTTCTCTGCTACATAAATGAAAAAATTTAAGAATGTTATTATCTGATTCAATAATTCTACTACTACTATTTTCCTTCATACTTTCTAAAATTACTCGATCATGAGTATTTATATCATTTAAATCTTTAGTTATGCATTTCACTTCCGCTAAATTCGCATATTCTTTTGCATCAACATTGCAACTAATCTTTGATCGCAGTACCAACAGCTTTTTATAGTTATTCGAAGTATTAGTACTACTAGCTACTAAGAATTTAACCTCTGTAGGCTTAGTAGACAAAAGTAATAAATCAACTATATTACGATTAGTAGACTTAGCTAGCATTCTATTAATTTTTGATATTATTACTCTCACTTCATAAAACATCATAAAAGCATCATAGCTAACTTCAG from Orientia tsutsugamushi str. Boryong includes:
- the trxA gene encoding thioredoxin: MTKNITEINDEENFKQEVLLSSKLVLVDFYADWCGPCRQLSPILEQISEELSDKVKIVKVNIEKNIQAATDFKIQSIPTLILFNNGEAVSREIGGKSKQDIIDWINNY
- the bamA gene encoding outer membrane protein assembly factor BamA — its product is MNKFVWFSWAVVLLVNLSFCSIAVADKIQSIEVIGNQRIEKETIISKLGVSTGDELNPEKENDILLTMHYTKFFKDVSLDFVDGKLVVNVQEAPLVTEVKLVNDSGAITEKVLLTMITIKAGDMLIDSDLQENITRLTEEYKSAGFFLVKVTSEIHNVNNGGVVLTFKIIEGPRVFIKKILFVGNDYYSDKKLSSVLLCKEKSWSNFNSPLTLYNVMYIEKDKELLQQFYRNSGFMNCNISSSVELSPAKDSVVITYIIDEDKRFYLGELSLETSISSINSQELSKFLKVKPNTLFNSANLHSISQKITDVLQKQGLYQVRVYPKFRYRSDSSSVVDIVFVIDFDKEIYIRNINILGNTITQDHVIRREIELIEGDALSERKLETTKKNINRLNFIDDVSISMVPVTDSDYCDVLVKIKEGRNLRGIGLSGGYNSITGLIGSFSFSWDNIMGTGRLIKGELSVAKKNSSQSISIIDPNFNGSGFVGRFHLFHIGKDPINSKKATNAEKYKEYYSHINPEKVTSAKKYKGEYYSHNVFGTGFEVDRKLTEHFIGTLGYTIKSDKGETISDEIIQQIYGEKHDFIYSIIDGAITYNRTDNFRRPKNGYLMRYGVSFSGLGGTVKYLKNTVMAKFFKSFLDNKVTFMFVTRFNNIRGALGEEVKVYDLLKVNQDHLRGFTGIGPKIQAIDLRIGGTNSYTASAELFVPIGLPDELNARGSIFMDIGSVWGGDNIGIINRVTDSEKFNLRASVGLGLTFDIIGQPIKFFYAVPIKREKYDEVEKFGFSLDLYS
- a CDS encoding M50 family metallopeptidase; this encodes MFLVTTILSFVITTGLLIFVHELGHYFCARLCGVYVQEFSIGFGKELFAFIDKNLTRWKICIFPLGGFVRMQHHSQDSTSDRRSYNNQPIINRMLIVLAGPAANFIFAIVALTFLNGFYGKYIISSVVDHVVSESAAEKAGIMKSDIITEVAGVKVRDFLDLVHVVFNYPEVPIELVVERENKLMKINVVPHAKLYRLNDSEIRLGDLGVRGKLIRIKSSFIDSILESVNYTFGVSKLILIALWQKLTGKDAIAEIVGVVGIAQESSKAMCQSIDSFLLFLVNLSISLGVMNLLPILPLDGGRFLYLVYEMIVGKGSINLMVYNIAMKIGIAIIIFLIVISISNDIKNLLLKF
- the rmuC gene encoding DNA recombination protein RmuC, with amino-acid sequence MVSFIIYSGVASAFIILVSVIWILIYKSTRLKLKLIFIEENYTKLLEQLKQLEHNRLNYVQEIQELKTRIEFIKLDNSKKEKMNEEALQLAKASLLDLGNDLSKQLIALHKQETEQSRKLSENNIHNTNLKFQQEFQKLLEIIAVLNNRVDESTKIVEVIKSSLLSPSGVGMLAEITLENILKASGLRVKYDFIMQCNLTDENNMRLRPDALIFLPGDNLMIIDAKASKFLIDMCNNNNNAAIHTAKVEKLRKSINLHLKNLSSKEYAQAIVDSCQFEARNFNNIITLMFLPTETAIENLSNIDREFIHKSWDLNIFPVGPSGLMNMLSFAKFQIKEQMRYENQKLILNEVEKVILSINLLTEYAHKLSSNVQGIVSSYDQFAASFNRNFLSKAKTIQQLGIETKKSRNISNNRLMLPRYQLVSSKSDIDIVSAKISDTKELEADK
- the rsmA gene encoding 16S rRNA (adenine(1518)-N(6)/adenine(1519)-N(6))-dimethyltransferase RsmA is translated as MIELPTVSQHMKLHKITANKSLGQHFLLDSNICNKIVSVAPNSITGKVVLEVGPGPGGLTRAILAHNPKKLIVIEKDASFIELLHEIPTMPSSKLEVICGDALNFDLSNIESNRIIIISNLPYNIGTQLIVQWLHQISFVEYMIIMLQDEVVERIISNHCSKTYGRITVLAQIVSDVRKCFKVPSRAFNPPPKVDSSVMLVSPKKHQLDRHTIENVQKITKLAFSTRRKKLKNCLSHLLTSINIPDEILNAQLHQRPEQLTPEQYVQLSRILL
- a CDS encoding SurA N-terminal domain-containing protein, producing the protein MTIIVVCNSSGALAATKIVAIVDGTPITSHQLDKFGKVITFLHRSQSLTSISDSELTTIALEALIDRVIFLNEAKRYGIEASQDEINQFIAMEEKAINLPDQYFKYAIKEAEVSYDAFMMFYEVRVIISKINRMLAKSTNRNIVDLLLLSTKPTEVKFLVASSTNTSNNYKKLLVLRSKISCNVDAKEYANLAEVKCITKDLNDINTHDRVILESMKENSSSRIIESDNNILKFFHLCSREVKNVTEQEHNDLVNKVFSNQVNMELNKFRNKLLGRAYIKVFI